The following coding sequences lie in one Takifugu flavidus isolate HTHZ2018 chromosome 4, ASM371156v2, whole genome shotgun sequence genomic window:
- the LOC130524157 gene encoding aminoacylase-1A-like: MLPDKDGPGVGGGQSSSEGEDPSVGLFREYLRLRTVHPDPDYDAALGFLGRMAEELGLPMKKFEVCPGRVVSVITWEGLNPVLKSILLNSHTDVVPVFQEHWKYDAFSAVKDAEGNIFGRGTQDMKCVTIQYIQAVRRLKAEGRRLLRTVHLMFVPDEEIGGQKGMETFVKHPEFNKLNIGFALDEGLANPGEAFTVFYGERNPWWITIHCPGSPGHGSRFVENTAAEKLHQIMNTFLGFREKEKQRLNTSECLTLGDVTTVNLTMLKGGVAYNVIPSEMDITFDLRIPPTVNLQEFEQQIKAWCKEAGEDVTYEFAQKHMNQNMTSTEEKDPWWRAFSGACREMNVTLEKEIFPAATDSRFIRAVGIPAVGFSPMNHTPILLHDHNEFLNEQVFLRGIGIYERLIAELASVPPCPGEA; the protein is encoded by the exons ATGCTGCCTGACAAAGATGGTCCCGGGGTCGGAGGTGGGCAGAGCTCCAGTGAAGGAGAAGACCCCTCTGTGGGTCTGTTCAGAGAATACCTCCGTCTCAGAACCGTGCATCCAGACCCCGACTATG ATGCTGCGCTTGGGTTCCTGGGCAGGATGGCGGAGGAGCTGGGCCTGCCCATGAAAAAGTTCGAG GTCTGTCCAGGCCGAGTGGTGTCGGTAATCACATGGGAAGGGTTGAACCCTGTCCTGAAATCCATCCTGCTGAACTCCCACACAGATGTTGTACCTGTCTTTCAG GAACATTGGAAATACGATGCATTCAGTGCTGTCAAAGATGCGGAGGGAAACATTTTTGGCCGGGGAACACAGGACATGAAATGTGTAACGATACA ATACATCCAGGCCGTAAGACGACTAAAGGCAGAGGGACGGAGGCTGTTGAGGACCGTGCACCTAATGTTTGTGCCTG ATGAAGAAATTGGAGGTCAGAAGGGAATGGAAACTTTTGTGAAGCATCCAGAGTTCAACAAATTAAACATTGGCTTTGCACTGGATGAAG GTCTGGCCAACCCCGGTGAAGCCTTCACTGTGTTTTATGGTGAAAGGAACCCCTGGT GGATAACCATCCACTGTCCAGGCAGTCCCGGCCATGGTTCCAGGTTTGTGGAGAacactgctgcagagaagctg CACCAAATCATGAACACATTTCTGGGcttcagagaaaaggagaaacaaag gctgAATACCAGCGAGTGTTTGACCCTCGGTGACGTCACCACAGTGAATCTGACGATGCtcaaagggggcgtggcctataACGTCATCCCATCCGAAATGGACATCACCTTTGACCTGAGGATCCCTCCTACAGTTAACCTACAG GAGTTCGAACAACAGATCAAAGCTTGGTGCAAAGAAGCAGGTGAAGATGTCACTTATGAATTTGCTCAG AAGCACATGAATCAGAACATGACTTCAACCGAGGAGAAGGATCCTTGGTGGCGTGCATTTAGTGGAGCCTGCAGGGAAAT GAATGTAACTCTGGAAAAGGAGATCTTTCCTGCTGCCACAGACAGCCGTTTCATCAGAGCC GTTGGCATCCCTGCCGTCGGATTTTCCCCGATGAACCACACGCCGATCCTGCTGCACGACCACAACGAGTTCCTGAACGAGCAAGTCTTCCTGAGGGGCATCGGCATATACGAGAGGCTGATCGCCGAGCTGGCCAGCGTTCCACCCTGTCCCGGTGAAGCGTAG
- the abhd14a gene encoding protein ABHD14A, whose amino-acid sequence MNFLRNRLVVLGLVFLATLLLYLLLPTIRQGSMEPSLEAQRMRLTATSHPVLPTINVSIHTGQLPGDPPLFFREALPVDAAGQQILPKLQVVLLHGQAFTSKTWEDLGTMALLATNGYQALAMDLPGYGKSPDSVSLKTDQNRVDLLSRFMESLGVRTAVLVSPSMSGHYSIPFLMKNNAQLRGFIPIAPVGTRNYTPQQYQNIQTPTLIVFGALDTNLGAQSHKNLIQLPHHSVLKMEGARHVCYMEKTREFHKGLIEFLGTLK is encoded by the exons ATGAATTTCTTGCGAAATCGTCTGGTAGTACTGGGCCTGGTATTTTTGGCAACGCTACTTCTCTACCTGCTGCTGCCAACGATTCGCCAGGGCAGCATGGAGCCATCTCTTGAAGCACAAAGAATGAGGCTGACAGCCACCTCTCACCCTGTGCTTCCTACCATCAATGTGTCAATCCACACTGGTCAGCTACCAGGGGATCCTCCTCTGTTCTTCAGAGAAGCTCTGCCTGTAGATGCAGCAGGACAACAGATATTACCAAA GCTGCAGGTGGTCCTTTTGCATGGTCAGGCCTTCACATCCAAAACATGGGAGGACCTTGGCACCATGGCCCTCCTGGCAACTAATGGATACCAGGCATTAGCCATGGATCTGCCAG GTTATGGAAAATCTCCAGATTCAGTGTCTTTGAAGACTGACCAGAATCGAGTGGACCTTCTTTCAAGATTTATGGAGTCCTTGGGTGTAAGGACAGCGGTGCTGGTGAGCCCCTCCATGAGCGGACATTACTCCATCCCCTTCCTCATGAAGAACAACGCTCAGCTGCGTGGCTTCATTCCAATAGCTCCAGTCGGTACCAGAAATTATACTCCACAGCAGTACCAAAATATTCAG ACTCCCACTCTGATTGTGTTCGGAGCTCTGGACACAAACCTGGGGGCCCAGTCCCACAAGAACCTGATACAGCTCCCGCATCACTCTGTGCTGAAGATGGAAGGAGCGCGGCACGTCTGCTACATGGAAAAGACCAGAGAATTCCATAAAGGATTGATCGAGTTCCTCGGTACATTGAAGTGA
- the hyal2b gene encoding hyaluronidase-2, which translates to MAMEGIFHPLHTTAVQLLWLFLNLFTSWTVLCSADPKPARWPLYPQKPVLLAWNVPTQECAPRHSVSLSLDHFDIVATPNEGFVRQNLTIFYKERLGLYPYYEHSGTAVNGGLPQLASLTEHHEKMPEGIQKYIREPQAKGLAVIDWEEWRPLWIRNWDMKDIYRSKSRELVAKKNPRWTAEQVSKVAQQEFELSARKFMLETLKYAKNLRPNQLWGFYLFPDCYNHDYKNNLKNYTGHCPPWELDRNDQLNWLWMECTALFPSVYMESALRSTNYGRLFVRNRVKEAMRLASVGDGLARPVFVYTRPTFINQMTPLAETDLVSTIGESVALGAAGIIFWGDSSYASNSASCSILNDYLKGPLGRYLLNVSTAAEQCSEKMCKTHGRCLRKIQDSDVYLHLSPLTHSINSLDGRLKVTGTPGQAELNHFRTHFWCQCYSGYSGEACSQREKGKNRAASFLGPWPLFVLLPLGLLFLLQ; encoded by the exons ATGGCCATGGAGGGTATTTTCCATCCCCTGCACACTACAGCTGTTCAGCTACTGTGGCTATTTCTTAATTTATTTACATCCTGGACGGTCTTGTGTTCGGCCGACCCCAAGCCTGCGCGATGGCCATTATATCCACAGAAGCCTGTTCTTCTCGCCTGGAATGTCCCGACGCAAGAGTGTGCCCCACGACACAGTGTATCTTTGTCCCTGGATCATTTTGATATTGTGGCAACCCCCAATGAGGGCTTTGTCCGCCAGAACCTCACCATTTTTTACAAGGAGCGACTTGGTTTGTATCCGTACTACGAACATAGTGGCACTGCAGTAAATGGAGGCCTGCCCCAGCTCGCCAGTCTCACTGAGCACCATGAAAAGATGCCTGAAGGGATACAGAAATATATTCGTGAGCCACAGGCAAAAGGATTGGCCGTTATCGACTGGGAGGAGTGGCGCCCTTTGTGGATCCGAAACTGGGACATGAAGGATATCTATCGAAGTAAATCCCGTGAACTGGTGGCCAAAAAGAACCCAAGGTGGACGGCGGAACAAGTGTCCAAAGTTGCACAACAGGAATTTGAGCTGTCGGCTCGCAAATTCATGCTGGAGACTTTAAAATATGCCAAGAATCTGAGGCCTAATCAGCTGTGGGGCTTCTACCTGTTCCCAGATTGTTACAACCATGACTACAAGAACAACCTAAAGAACTACACAGGCCACTGTCCTCCGTGGGAGCTCGATCGCAATGATCAGCTCAACTGGTTGTGGATGGAGTGCACGGCGTTGTTTCCCTCCGTGTACATGGAATCTGCACTTCGCTCAACAAATTATGGGCGCCTCTTTGTACGAAACCGCGTGAAGGAGGCAATGCGGCTGGCCTCTGTCGGCGACGGTTTGGCACGTCCTGTTTTCGTTTATACCCGTCCTACTTTCATCAATCAGATGACCCCCCTGGCTGAG ACGGACCTGGTCTCCACCATCGGTGAGAGTGTTGCGCTGGGAGCAGCCGGTATAATCTTCTGGGGTGACAGCTCCTATGCCAGCAACAGC GCCAGCTGCTCTATCCTAAATGACTATCTTAAGGGACCACTGGGTCGGTACCTACTGAATGTGTCCACCGCTGCAGAGCAGTGCAGTGAGAAAATGTGTAAAACCCACGGCCGCTGTCTGCGTAAAATACAAGACAGCGACGTTTACCTCCATCTAAGCCCTTTAACACACAGTATCAACAGTCTGGACGGCCGCCTTAAGGTTACCGGCACCCCTGGCCAAGCAGAGCTGAACCATTTTCGCACACACTTCTGGTGCCAGTGCTACAGTGGCTACAGCGGGGAGGCCTGCAgtcagagggaaaaaggaaagaacagaGCTGCCTCTTTCCTCGGGCCTTGGCCTCTTTTCGTGTTGCTCCCTCTGgggcttctctttcttctgcagtGA
- the tusc2b gene encoding tumor suppressor 2, mitochondrial calcium regulator b: MGGSGSKSKGFWPFTGSGSTDDSTKDGKEQSLKRGQSYPSATPFVLTRKSSMYFDEDGDLAHEFYEETIVTKNGQRKVKLKRIYKNLTPQGIIKLDHPCIHVDFPVVLCEA, translated from the exons ATGGGTGGGAGCGGCTCCAAATCCAAAGGATTTTGGCCTTTTACTGGCTCAGGAAGTACGGATGATTCAACCAAAGATGGAAAGGAACAGTCACTTAAACGGGGACAAAGCTATCCAAGTGCAACACCCTTTGTGCTTACTAGAAAAAG CTCTATGTActttgatgaagatggtgaCTTGGCCCATGAATTTTATGAAGAGACAATTGTGACAAAAAATGGACAAAGAAAGGTTAAACTGAAAAGGATTTATAAAAACCTAACACCTCAG GGAATCATAAAGCTGGATCACCCCTGTATTCATGTAGATTTTCCAGTCGTGCTCTGTGAAGCCTGA
- the rassf1 gene encoding ras association domain-containing protein 1, whose amino-acid sequence MSKCELIELKDLSVNDPIELAAPAPRRAPPVHPGQPSHFQVVRLVGDSVSIEASRRHTGDAWDGHDFQPYNHTYLTWCDLCGEFIWGLYKQSLRCNNCSYTCHYRCQPFIQLDCSTNGKLLTEEEETLAESFERDTNVDEQIDWSKHEMTVTEIQHKVKEYNSQTNSNLNMVFNRDGTYTGFVKVHFQLVRPISLPPHESVRCNPGEARQDRWMRRRTSFYLPKDAAKHLHISSQTRVREVIEALLNKFTVVDNPAKFALFEHTERQSQVCMRKLSNDECPLFLRLCSGPSEKVMSLVLKENETGDINWDAFSFPELCNFLRILKREEEEHVRQIVRRYALARDMMKQAMARITTPA is encoded by the exons ATGTCTAAATGTGAGCTGATCGAGCTCAAGGACCTCAGCGTTAACGACCCCATCGAGCTGGCTGCACCTGCACCACGTAGGGCCCCACCTGTACACCCGGGTCAGCCAAGCCACTTTCAGGTAGTGCGTCTGGTTGGGGACAGCGTCAGCATCGAGGCGTCGCGGCGCCACACCGGGGATGCCTGGGATGGTCACGACTTCCAACCCTACAATCACACCTACCTCACGTGGTGCGACCTTTGTGGAGAATTCATCTGGGGTCTTTACAAGCAAAGCTTGCGCTGTAACA ATTGCAGTTACACTTGTCACTATCGCTGCCAGCCGTTCATCCAGCTGGACTGCAGCACAAATGGGAAATTATtaacagaagaggaggagacattAGCTGAATCCTTTGAAAGGGACACAAATGTG gATGAACAGATTGATTGGAGTAAACATGAGATGACGGTCACTGAAATTCAACACAAAGTTAAAGAGTACAATTCGCAGACCAACAGCAATCTCAACATGGTGTTT AATAGAGACGGGACCTACACAGGCTTCGTCAAGGTCCATTTTCAGTTAGTCCGtcccatctccctccctccacacgAAAGCGTGCGTTGCAATCCAGGTGAAGCTCGGCAGGACAGGTGGATGAGACGGAGAACTTCTTTCTACCTCCCTAAAGACGCGGCCAAGCACCTTCACATAAGCTCCCAGACACGCGTCCGAGAGGTGATTGAGGCCTTGCTCAACAAATTTACCGTGGTGGACAATCCAGCCAAGTTTGCTTTGTTTGAACACACTGAGAGACAAAGTCAAG tATGCATGCGGAAACTGAGCAATGACGAATGTCCCCTCTTCCTGCGCTTGTGTTCCGGCCCCAGTGAAAAAGTGATGAGCCTTGTTTTAAAAGAGAATGAAACAGGGGACATTAAT tGGGACGCATTTAGTTTTCCTGAGCTGTGCAACTTCCTGAGAATCCTGaagcgtgaggaggaggaacatgTGCGTCAGATCGTGCGACGCTATGCCCTAGCAAGAGACATGATGAAGCAGGCCATGGCCAGGATTACAACTCCAGCTTGA
- the LOC130524168 gene encoding transmembrane reductase CYB561D2: MTEQEENTKKTLFVPKVFSNMNSSKNSESCVSSYSRTAFLVLTHCVCIIFTIFITLQSRPGSSLFSWHPFLMTLAFSLFMSEAILIFSPYGSPIKTFTYRTKRQFHWILQVLCVSCALLGVVTIYYNKHLNGKPHLTSWHGVLGAGTVWVTILQSLAALPLLYHSLAKGWSLAKLKQYHAATGTLTYLLGSVSLVLGLSSAWFTASVNGSTWYLIALCPVLCAFYMITQIKAGYSSKKRL; encoded by the exons ATGACGGAGCAGGAAGAAAATACGAAGAAGACGCTGTTCGTCCCAAAGGTTTTCTCAAACATGAATTCTAGCAAAAATTCTGAGTCTTGTGTTTCCAGTTATAGTAGGACGGCGTTTCTAGTGTTGACCCACTGTGTTTGCATCATTTTCACTATATTTATTACACTTCAGAGTCGTCCAGGTTCAA gTTTGTTTTCCTGGCACCCTTTTTTGATGACGCTAGCT TTTTCCCTCTTTATGTCAGAAGCCATACTCATTTTCTCCCCCTATGGCTCCCCCATCAAAACGTTTACATACAGGACAAAAAGGCAGTTTCACTGGATCCTGCAGGTTCTCTGTGTTTCTTGTGCCCTTTTGGGTGTCGTGACCATCTATTACAACAAGCACCTAAATGGCAAACCTCATTTGACCTCCTGGCATGGTGTCCTTGGCGCAGGGACAGTGTGGGTGACAATCTTGCAGTCACTGGCAGCGCTGCCCCTCCTCTACCACTCTTTGGCCAAAGGCTGGTCTCTGGCTAAACTCAAACAATATCACGCTGCCACCGGGACGCTGACGTACCTGCTGGGCAGCGTCAGCCTGGTTCTTGGCCTCAGCTCTGCCTGGTTCACTGCATCTGTCAACGGTTCCACTTGGTACCTTATAGCTCTGTGTCCCGTCCTCTGTGCCTTCTACATGATCACCCAAATCAAGGCTGGTTACTCGTCTAAGAAACGATTGTAG